One Spiribacter halobius DNA segment encodes these proteins:
- a CDS encoding CBS domain-containing protein codes for MYEFLRYRVVDAMTRDPVTVGPDTTLGELEALFARHDFNGVPVVREDGTLAGFATKLDMLKAFRFRPEAMVPPYDQIMAQPISGVMTTEPMTVPPDRPLTRVLDALVEQRVKSFPVVDTDRLVGVIAREDVLTALRRATRGVGP; via the coding sequence ATGTATGAATTCCTGCGCTATCGGGTAGTGGACGCGATGACCCGCGATCCCGTGACCGTGGGTCCCGATACCACTCTGGGCGAGCTGGAGGCGCTGTTCGCCCGGCACGACTTCAACGGCGTGCCGGTGGTGCGCGAGGACGGCACCCTCGCCGGCTTCGCCACCAAGCTGGACATGCTCAAGGCCTTTCGCTTCCGGCCCGAGGCCATGGTGCCGCCCTATGACCAGATCATGGCCCAGCCCATCTCCGGCGTGATGACCACGGAACCGATGACGGTGCCGCCGGACCGCCCGCTGACTCGGGTGCTGGACGCTCTGGTGGAACAGCGGGTGAAGAGCTTTCCGGTGGTGGACACGGACCGGCTCGTGGGCGTGATCGCCCGGGAGGATGTGCTCACCGCCCTGCGCCGCGCCACCCGCGGCGTCGGGCCCTAG
- a CDS encoding OmpA family protein: MTGKRLATALLASLLAVGCTTLDPYTGEEKTSNTAKGAGIGAVAGAVIGIASGDNARERRERALIGAGIGGLSGAAIGNYMDRQEAELRRQLQGTGVSVTRHGDNITLNMPGNVTFATDSAALDAQFFEVLDSVALVLEEYNQTLIEVAGHTDSTGPSEYNQRLSEQRASSVSRYLSSQGIEAQRMIVRGYGESYPIASNETASGREQNRRVELTLVPIERG; encoded by the coding sequence ATGACCGGAAAGCGCCTTGCCACCGCCCTGCTCGCGAGCCTGCTGGCCGTCGGCTGCACCACCCTCGATCCGTATACGGGTGAGGAGAAGACCAGCAACACGGCCAAGGGCGCCGGCATTGGCGCGGTCGCCGGTGCCGTGATCGGCATAGCCAGCGGCGACAATGCCCGCGAGCGTCGCGAGCGGGCCCTGATCGGCGCCGGCATCGGCGGGCTCTCCGGGGCGGCCATCGGCAACTACATGGACCGCCAGGAGGCCGAGCTGCGCCGCCAGCTGCAGGGCACCGGCGTCAGCGTTACGCGCCACGGCGACAACATCACCCTCAACATGCCCGGCAACGTGACCTTCGCCACCGATAGCGCGGCCCTGGATGCCCAGTTCTTCGAGGTCCTCGACTCGGTGGCGCTGGTGCTGGAGGAATATAACCAGACGCTGATCGAGGTGGCCGGGCACACCGACAGCACCGGCCCCTCGGAGTACAATCAGCGGCTCTCCGAGCAGCGTGCCAGCTCCGTCTCCCGCTACCTCTCGTCCCAGGGCATCGAGGCGCAGCGCATGATCGTGCGCGGATACGGCGAGAGCTATCCGATCGCGAGCAACGAGACGGCCTCGGGGCGCGAGCAGAACCGCCGTGTCGAGCTGACGCTGGTACCCATCGAGCGCGGCTGA
- a CDS encoding GNAT family N-acetyltransferase produces MIADHLLRLSPHDRYQRFGGHVSDATVTAHALRGDAFRRHFLGAFVDGALRGVAECALLDGLPPREAELAFSVERSSQGRGIGTELFRRMLVFARNRGVARVFILTLAGNRRMRHIAAKFHLAMEAQEGELEGRLQLVAPDYLSVLSEAMGEGGAWVQASVGSVRRVWPPSAHGERRD; encoded by the coding sequence ATGATTGCCGATCACCTGCTGCGGTTGTCCCCGCACGACCGCTACCAGCGCTTCGGCGGTCATGTCTCCGACGCCACGGTCACGGCGCATGCGCTGCGCGGCGATGCCTTCCGCCGGCACTTTCTCGGGGCTTTCGTCGACGGGGCACTGCGCGGCGTCGCCGAGTGCGCTCTGCTGGACGGCCTGCCGCCGCGGGAGGCGGAGCTCGCCTTCAGCGTGGAGCGGTCCTCGCAGGGGCGGGGCATCGGCACCGAGCTGTTCCGGCGCATGCTCGTGTTCGCGCGCAACCGTGGCGTGGCGCGGGTGTTCATCCTCACGCTTGCCGGCAACCGCCGCATGCGGCACATCGCCGCCAAGTTCCATCTCGCCATGGAGGCCCAGGAGGGTGAGCTCGAGGGCCGGTTGCAGCTGGTCGCGCCGGATTACCTCTCCGTGCTCAGCGAGGCGATGGGCGAGGGGGGCGCCTGGGTGCAGGCGAGCGTCGGCTCGGTGCGACGGGTCTGGCCGCCGTCGGCACACGGGGAACGGCGGGACTGA
- a CDS encoding DegQ family serine endoprotease: MCVRLFSRLAVGLLLMGGVATAGIPVVGQDGEVPSLAPLVDTVSPAVVNIATRSEIPRSGNPLLDDPFFRRFFDLPQPPRERPAQSLGSGVIVDAGAGYVLTNHHVVAEADEIRVGLQDGRELEATLIGSDPETDLAVLQVPAEGLTALPLGDSDRLRVGDYVMAIGNPFGLDHTVTTGVVSGLDRVLPGNGGARLQSFIQTDASINPGNSGGALVSLRGELVGINTAILSRGGGNIGIGFAIPSNMAQRVMAQIIEYGEVRRGVLGVRVQDLTPEIAQAFGLEQGGGALVAQVAPGSAAARAGLESGDVITAVNGQAINNANDLANAIGLLRVGTEVEITFLRDGRERRVTAVVEDPASGSVSAERLHPALAGARFSELDERSPLFGEVRGVLVTGVEPGSRAARYLREGDVILSVNREPVPNLAAFRRAVRGAERLLLNIRRGESAFFVLLR; the protein is encoded by the coding sequence ATGTGCGTACGTTTGTTCAGTCGTCTTGCCGTCGGGCTGCTGCTGATGGGCGGGGTGGCCACCGCCGGGATCCCGGTGGTCGGCCAGGATGGCGAAGTTCCGAGTCTGGCGCCGCTGGTGGACACTGTCTCGCCGGCCGTGGTGAACATCGCCACCCGCAGCGAGATCCCACGCTCGGGCAATCCGCTGCTGGATGATCCGTTCTTCCGCCGCTTCTTCGACCTGCCGCAGCCCCCGCGCGAGCGGCCGGCGCAATCCCTCGGCTCGGGCGTGATCGTCGATGCCGGCGCGGGCTATGTGCTCACCAACCACCATGTGGTGGCCGAGGCCGATGAGATTCGCGTGGGGCTGCAGGACGGCCGCGAGCTCGAGGCGACGCTCATCGGCTCGGATCCGGAAACCGACCTCGCGGTGCTCCAGGTGCCGGCCGAGGGGCTGACGGCACTGCCCCTGGGGGACTCGGACCGCCTGCGAGTAGGGGACTATGTCATGGCCATCGGCAACCCCTTCGGCCTCGACCACACGGTGACCACCGGCGTGGTCAGCGGCCTCGACCGGGTGCTGCCGGGCAACGGCGGCGCGCGGCTGCAGAGCTTCATCCAGACCGATGCCTCCATCAATCCGGGCAATTCCGGCGGCGCGCTGGTGAGCCTGCGCGGCGAGCTCGTGGGCATCAACACCGCCATCCTCTCCCGCGGCGGCGGCAACATCGGCATCGGCTTCGCCATCCCGAGCAACATGGCGCAGCGGGTGATGGCGCAGATCATCGAATACGGTGAGGTCCGGCGGGGCGTGCTCGGCGTGCGCGTGCAGGACCTCACCCCGGAGATTGCCCAGGCCTTCGGCCTGGAGCAGGGCGGCGGCGCGCTGGTGGCCCAGGTCGCGCCGGGCTCCGCGGCAGCCCGGGCGGGGCTCGAGAGCGGCGACGTGATCACCGCCGTCAACGGCCAGGCCATCAACAATGCCAACGACCTCGCCAATGCCATCGGTCTGCTGAGGGTCGGCACGGAAGTGGAGATCACCTTCCTGCGGGACGGCCGCGAGCGCCGCGTGACCGCCGTGGTGGAGGATCCGGCGAGCGGGAGCGTGAGCGCGGAGCGCCTGCACCCGGCTCTGGCGGGGGCGCGCTTCAGCGAGCTGGACGAGCGCTCGCCGCTGTTCGGAGAGGTGCGGGGCGTGCTGGTCACCGGCGTCGAGCCAGGCAGCCGGGCCGCCCGCTATCTACGCGAGGGTGACGTGATCCTGTCGGTCAACCGCGAGCCGGTGCCGAACCTGGCGGCCTTCCGTCGCGCCGTGCGTGGTGCCGAGCGCTTGCTGCTGAACATACGGCGAGGGGAGAGCGCCTTCTTCGTGCTGCTTCGGTAG
- a CDS encoding class I fructose-bisphosphate aldolase: MNLTDEMKATIEQLTAAGRGILAADESHPTIKKRLEAFGIESTEENRRAYRSLLVTTPGIGDYVSGIIFFEETLGQKTDSGQGIPEACAAAGIVPGIKVDKGLTELPDTGGEKVTQGLDGLGERLDGYKAQGARFTKWRSVFNIEAHKPGELAIAANAEVLARYAAIVQSRGMVPIVEPEVLMDGDHDIQRCAEVTEAVQTAVFTALRRHGVALEGMVLKPNMVVPGKSLPRPEPAVVADHTLRVLRRTVPAAVPSINFLSGGQTPQEATANLDAINRAAGPKPWVLSFSYSRALQEPVQQAWLGRAENVEAAQKAFLARARLNAAARDGRYEPAMEGEAA, from the coding sequence ATGAATTTGACCGACGAGATGAAAGCCACCATCGAACAGCTGACCGCGGCCGGGCGCGGCATCCTGGCTGCGGATGAGAGCCACCCCACGATCAAGAAGCGCCTGGAGGCCTTCGGCATCGAGTCCACCGAGGAGAACCGCCGTGCCTATCGCTCGCTGCTGGTGACCACCCCCGGCATCGGCGACTACGTGAGCGGCATCATCTTCTTCGAGGAGACCCTCGGCCAGAAGACCGACAGCGGTCAGGGCATCCCCGAGGCCTGCGCGGCGGCCGGCATCGTGCCCGGCATCAAGGTTGACAAGGGCCTCACCGAGCTCCCGGACACCGGCGGCGAGAAGGTCACCCAGGGCCTGGACGGCCTCGGCGAGCGCCTCGACGGCTACAAGGCCCAGGGCGCGCGCTTCACCAAGTGGCGCAGTGTCTTCAACATCGAGGCGCACAAGCCTGGCGAGCTGGCGATTGCCGCCAACGCCGAGGTGCTGGCCCGTTACGCCGCCATCGTCCAGTCCCGCGGCATGGTGCCTATCGTCGAGCCCGAGGTGCTGATGGACGGTGACCACGACATCCAGCGCTGCGCCGAGGTCACCGAGGCCGTGCAGACCGCCGTGTTCACGGCGCTCCGCCGCCACGGCGTGGCGCTGGAGGGCATGGTGCTGAAGCCGAACATGGTGGTGCCGGGCAAGTCCCTCCCGCGCCCGGAGCCGGCCGTGGTCGCCGATCACACCCTGCGCGTGCTGCGGCGCACGGTGCCGGCGGCGGTGCCGAGCATCAATTTTCTCTCCGGCGGCCAGACGCCGCAGGAGGCGACGGCCAACCTCGACGCCATCAACCGCGCCGCGGGGCCGAAGCCCTGGGTCCTCAGCTTCTCCTACAGCCGCGCCCTGCAGGAGCCGGTGCAGCAGGCCTGGCTCGGCCGGGCGGAGAACGTCGAGGCCGCGCAGAAGGCGTTCCTCGCCCGCGCCCGGCTGAACGCCGCCGCTCGCGACGGCCGCTACGAGCCGGCCATGGAGGGCGAGGCGGCCTAG
- a CDS encoding DUF3422 family protein, with the protein MATADGTAATPGIREHPLRESLLHEAHARPFESLSAPLRVSHLVVHTGTSGRAEELAHVAELCRELRVEAPGAEAGHFTLETEHFRLRWERHTEFSTYTVFVAGGESEPFASPALGAMPRRWLSGVPGELLAAVHVSLLRAEDIGESPSIIARYFREDSMAGSRCAGDAASVWTDFLADRDGFIRVLVLDRSLSAPQAGRLVQRLLEIETYRLMALLGFPLARRLSPDITEMETQLGTLMDRLSSVAALDDERNLLSSLSALSARVEQLMAQTNFRFSATAAYGTLVRRRLAALRERRIEGVSTLDEFMERRLAPALDTCVHMSDRLERVSRRVSRAANLLRTRVDVALEAQNRDLLESMNRRARLQLRLQETVEGLSVVILSYYSVSLIGYALRGAAAAGLNIRPDVYTALSIPVVAGVVALGVREVRRRVTRADGGLP; encoded by the coding sequence ATGGCAACTGCTGATGGCACCGCCGCAACGCCCGGTATCCGGGAACATCCGCTGCGCGAGTCGCTGCTGCACGAGGCGCATGCGCGGCCGTTCGAGAGCCTGAGCGCGCCGCTGCGGGTCTCCCACCTCGTGGTGCATACGGGGACGAGCGGGCGGGCGGAAGAGCTCGCCCATGTCGCCGAGCTCTGTCGCGAGCTTCGGGTGGAGGCACCCGGCGCCGAGGCCGGCCATTTCACGCTGGAGACGGAGCACTTCCGCCTGCGCTGGGAGCGACACACGGAGTTCTCGACCTATACCGTCTTCGTCGCCGGCGGCGAATCCGAGCCGTTTGCGAGCCCGGCGCTGGGCGCGATGCCGCGGCGGTGGCTCTCGGGCGTTCCCGGCGAGCTGCTGGCCGCCGTGCATGTCTCGCTGCTGCGGGCCGAGGATATCGGCGAGTCCCCCTCGATCATCGCCCGCTACTTCCGCGAGGACAGCATGGCGGGTAGCCGCTGCGCCGGCGATGCCGCCAGCGTCTGGACCGACTTCCTGGCCGACCGCGACGGCTTCATCCGCGTGCTGGTACTGGACCGGAGTCTGAGCGCGCCCCAGGCGGGGCGGCTCGTGCAGCGCCTGCTGGAGATCGAGACCTACCGGCTGATGGCCCTGCTCGGCTTCCCGCTGGCACGCCGGCTGTCGCCGGACATCACGGAAATGGAAACCCAGCTCGGCACGCTCATGGACCGGCTCTCCTCGGTGGCGGCGCTGGACGACGAGCGCAATCTGCTCAGCTCGCTGTCCGCCCTCTCGGCGAGGGTGGAACAGCTCATGGCCCAGACCAACTTCCGCTTCAGCGCCACCGCGGCCTACGGCACCCTGGTGCGGCGGCGGCTGGCGGCGCTGCGGGAGCGACGTATCGAGGGCGTGAGCACGCTGGACGAGTTCATGGAGCGGCGCCTGGCGCCAGCGCTGGACACCTGCGTGCACATGAGCGACCGCCTGGAGCGCGTGTCCCGGCGGGTGAGCCGCGCCGCCAACCTGCTGCGCACGCGGGTGGACGTGGCGCTCGAGGCCCAGAACCGGGATCTGCTGGAGTCCATGAACCGCCGCGCGCGCCTGCAGCTGCGCCTGCAGGAGACGGTGGAGGGGCTCTCGGTGGTGATCCTGAGCTACTACTCGGTCTCGCTCATCGGCTATGCCCTGAGAGGGGCGGCAGCCGCCGGCCTCAACATCCGCCCCGATGTCTACACCGCACTCAGCATCCCGGTGGTGGCCGGCGTGGTCGCCCTCGGGGTGCGCGAGGTCCGCCGCCGGGTCACCCGGGCCGACGGCGGCCTGCCCTGA
- a CDS encoding rhomboid family intramembrane serine protease, whose translation MVVTNSSGTPVVTGLLIANGLVFLLQMALGPGLIGSFGLWPVGTPEVVSSMGGLSRVPEFSLWQLVTYGFLHGGMFHLLVNMFALWMFGSQLELFWGSRPFLTFYFFCLIGAGLIQLIVASMAAADGSIYPTVGASGAVFGILLGFGMMFPEQPVMLLFPPIPMKAKWFVILYGAFELWAGFSGSLSGVAHFAHLGGMFFGFLLIQYWRGRLPIKPDRRLMR comes from the coding sequence ATGGTCGTGACCAACAGCTCGGGAACGCCGGTCGTCACTGGCCTCCTGATCGCCAACGGGCTGGTGTTCCTGCTGCAGATGGCGCTCGGCCCCGGGCTTATCGGCAGCTTCGGCCTGTGGCCGGTCGGCACCCCGGAGGTGGTCAGCTCCATGGGGGGGCTGAGTCGCGTGCCCGAGTTCTCGCTGTGGCAGCTGGTGACCTACGGCTTCCTGCATGGCGGCATGTTCCATCTGCTGGTGAACATGTTCGCCCTGTGGATGTTCGGCAGCCAGCTCGAGCTGTTCTGGGGCTCGCGCCCCTTTCTGACCTTCTACTTCTTCTGCCTGATCGGCGCCGGGCTGATCCAGCTGATCGTCGCCTCCATGGCGGCGGCGGACGGCAGCATCTATCCCACCGTGGGGGCGTCGGGGGCGGTGTTCGGAATCCTGCTCGGCTTCGGCATGATGTTCCCGGAGCAGCCGGTGATGCTGCTGTTCCCGCCGATCCCGATGAAGGCGAAGTGGTTCGTCATCCTCTACGGCGCCTTCGAGCTCTGGGCGGGCTTCAGCGGCTCGCTCTCCGGCGTCGCCCACTTCGCCCATCTCGGCGGCATGTTCTTCGGTTTCCTGCTCATCCAGTACTGGCGCGGCCGCCTGCCGATCAAGCCCGACCGCCGGCTGATGCGCTGA
- a CDS encoding pyridoxal-phosphate dependent enzyme, whose product MQDETAIRQALPTLETVRQAAARLQPTLAPTPTLRPPDLADDLGLDLRLKAENLQRTGSFKARGALNWVLTASPAELAGGLITVSAGNHALALAWAAGARGVPVTVVMPEGSSSLKIRGARALGAEVIVRGSISEAVAYTHELRTERGLTLVHPYDDPRVMAGQGTVGLELLAAVPDAACALCPVGGGGLISGLGIALRALRPDIRVIGVEPAGAATLRNAWDRNDPSARLERVETIAASLAPVVVGRYTYAASRAVVDELVTVSEDAIREATRQLIGRARLYVETGCSVGIAALLEGRVSPDPDRPTVAIITGGNMDFEQFAELAAG is encoded by the coding sequence ATGCAGGACGAGACAGCCATCCGGCAGGCACTGCCCACGCTGGAGACGGTCCGCCAGGCAGCGGCGCGCCTGCAGCCCACGCTTGCCCCCACGCCTACCCTGCGACCCCCTGACTTGGCGGACGATCTTGGCCTGGATCTGCGACTCAAGGCCGAGAATCTTCAGCGGACGGGCTCGTTCAAGGCCCGCGGGGCGCTGAACTGGGTGCTCACCGCCAGCCCGGCAGAGCTCGCCGGCGGACTGATCACCGTCTCCGCGGGCAACCATGCCCTCGCCCTGGCCTGGGCGGCCGGCGCACGCGGCGTGCCGGTCACGGTGGTCATGCCGGAGGGCTCGAGCTCCCTCAAGATCCGGGGTGCCCGCGCCCTCGGGGCCGAGGTCATTGTCCGCGGCAGCATCAGCGAGGCCGTGGCCTACACGCATGAACTACGCACCGAGCGCGGCCTTACCCTGGTTCATCCCTACGACGACCCGCGGGTGATGGCGGGCCAGGGCACGGTGGGGCTGGAGCTGCTGGCAGCGGTGCCGGATGCCGCCTGCGCCCTCTGCCCGGTGGGCGGTGGTGGGCTGATCTCGGGCCTCGGCATCGCCCTGCGGGCACTGCGGCCGGACATCCGGGTCATCGGCGTCGAGCCCGCCGGCGCCGCAACGCTGCGCAATGCCTGGGACCGCAATGACCCGTCGGCACGTCTCGAGCGCGTGGAGACCATCGCGGCAAGTCTCGCCCCCGTTGTGGTGGGCCGCTATACCTACGCCGCGAGCCGCGCGGTGGTGGACGAGCTGGTCACTGTCAGCGAGGACGCCATCCGCGAGGCCACCCGCCAGCTCATCGGCCGCGCCCGCCTCTATGTCGAGACCGGCTGCAGCGTCGGCATCGCCGCCCTGCTGGAGGGCCGCGTCAGCCCCGACCCGGACCGCCCCACGGTTGCGATCATCACCGGCGGCAACATGGACTTCGAACAGTTCGCCGAGCTCGCCGCGGGATAG
- a CDS encoding sensor domain-containing diguanylate cyclase: protein MAGLQGLAAVRLAAEAGLVLGASILAVWLVALAVQRPELELRPVLLALAGAFLAAAAAGLADLGVLLGLGALRALGVQLAAGAAVLGLALIALREARRLRRLPAPAEFHQAQEALSRASAGQRIAQQALNLSEGRFRAAFEHAAIGMLLTDMRGRVLRHNAAFAALIGGDAAGIQRRDAVGLAHDDDQPALREALARLAADGQGAVTVECRLRHRDGRAVWVTTSLAALPGAGAETVVWQVQDIGERKAYEQTLRETRDALEQRVAERTRDLQEANRRLERANRHLRRMARDDALTGISNRRHLTSELRRARAAAARYGDGLAVLMVDIDHFKRINDNEGHQLGDQVLVSVADTLRRCLRASDTLGRYGGDELCAVLPHADAEAALAVAEKVRRTVHELAFRGRGPRPVCITCSVGVAVLVGDERVEALLARADDALYQAKRAGRDRVVLAADPAHDRQLAGQ from the coding sequence ATGGCAGGGCTCCAGGGGCTGGCGGCGGTGCGTCTGGCGGCGGAGGCCGGCCTGGTGCTGGGCGCCTCCATCCTTGCGGTGTGGCTGGTGGCGCTGGCGGTGCAGCGCCCGGAGCTTGAGCTGCGCCCGGTGCTGCTGGCGCTGGCCGGCGCCTTCCTGGCGGCGGCCGCGGCGGGGCTGGCCGACCTTGGGGTGCTGCTCGGGCTCGGCGCGCTGCGGGCGCTGGGTGTGCAGCTTGCCGCCGGCGCCGCCGTGCTGGGGCTCGCCCTCATCGCCTTGCGCGAGGCACGGCGCCTGCGCCGGCTGCCCGCGCCGGCGGAGTTCCACCAGGCCCAGGAGGCGCTGTCCCGCGCAAGCGCCGGTCAGCGGATCGCACAGCAGGCCCTGAACCTCAGCGAGGGACGCTTTCGCGCCGCCTTCGAGCACGCGGCCATCGGCATGCTCCTCACCGACATGCGCGGCCGGGTGCTGCGGCACAACGCCGCGTTCGCCGCCCTCATCGGCGGCGATGCGGCCGGCATTCAGCGCCGGGACGCCGTCGGCCTCGCCCACGACGACGATCAGCCGGCACTGCGCGAGGCCCTGGCGCGGCTCGCCGCGGACGGGCAGGGCGCCGTCACGGTGGAGTGCCGACTGCGCCACCGCGACGGCCGCGCCGTCTGGGTGACCACCAGCCTGGCCGCCCTTCCTGGGGCCGGCGCCGAGACGGTGGTCTGGCAGGTCCAGGATATCGGCGAGCGCAAGGCCTACGAGCAGACCCTGCGGGAGACCCGGGATGCCCTCGAGCAGCGCGTCGCCGAGCGCACGCGGGACCTGCAGGAGGCCAACCGCCGCCTGGAGCGGGCCAATCGGCACCTCCGTCGCATGGCGCGGGACGACGCGCTCACCGGCATCAGCAATCGCCGCCATCTCACTTCCGAGCTCCGACGCGCCCGCGCCGCGGCCGCCCGCTATGGCGATGGCCTCGCCGTGCTCATGGTCGACATCGACCACTTCAAGCGCATCAACGACAACGAGGGCCATCAGCTCGGCGATCAGGTCCTGGTGAGCGTCGCCGACACCCTGCGGCGCTGTCTGCGCGCCAGCGACACCCTCGGGCGCTATGGCGGTGACGAGCTATGCGCCGTCCTGCCCCACGCCGATGCCGAAGCCGCGCTGGCGGTGGCGGAGAAGGTGCGCCGCACCGTCCATGAGCTCGCCTTCCGTGGCCGTGGGCCGCGGCCGGTGTGCATTACCTGCAGCGTCGGTGTCGCCGTACTGGTGGGCGACGAGCGCGTGGAGGCACTGCTGGCGCGGGCGGACGACGCCCTCTACCAGGCCAAGCGCGCGGGGCGGGACCGGGTGGTGCTCGCGGCCGACCCAGCGCACGACCGCCAGCTCGCCGGCCAGTAG
- a CDS encoding aminoacyl-tRNA deacylase — MPAQSLRQFLNQAGVGYLVIQHPPAATAAEVAELTRIPGRCFAKTVVLSLDRELLLMVLPVMRQVPLEALASALDATPRLATEAEFRGSFPDCDLGAMPPFGGLFGLRTLCSDELAEQERIAFNAGSATEVMVLDWDDYARLARPELLELGP, encoded by the coding sequence ATGCCCGCTCAGAGCCTGCGGCAGTTCCTCAACCAGGCGGGCGTGGGCTACCTGGTGATCCAGCATCCCCCGGCGGCCACGGCGGCCGAAGTGGCGGAGTTGACGCGCATTCCGGGGCGTTGCTTCGCCAAGACCGTCGTGCTCTCCCTGGACCGGGAGCTGCTCCTGATGGTGCTGCCGGTCATGCGCCAGGTGCCGCTGGAGGCGCTGGCCTCGGCCCTCGACGCTACGCCACGTCTGGCCACGGAGGCCGAGTTCCGCGGCAGCTTCCCGGACTGCGATCTGGGGGCCATGCCACCCTTCGGAGGGCTGTTCGGCCTGCGCACGCTGTGCAGCGACGAGCTGGCAGAGCAGGAGCGTATTGCCTTCAACGCCGGCAGCGCCACGGAGGTGATGGTCCTGGACTGGGATGACTACGCCCGCCTCGCCCGGCCCGAGCTCCTCGAGCTCGGGCCCTGA
- the dusB gene encoding tRNA dihydrouridine synthase DusB yields MKIGPYSLPGRVLLAPMAGVTDRPFRILCRHLGAALAASEMVASNPALQQTRKSRLKRDHAGEPAPRVVQIAGAEPAMMAEAACFNVAHGAQIIDINMGCPAKKVCNRQAGSALLADEPLVARILEAVVRAVPVPVTLKIRTGPAPERRNAVRIARLAEDHGIAALAVHGRTRDQAYRGEAEYDTIARVREAITLPLIANGDIDSPERAARVLRDTGADAVMIGRAAQGRPWIFREIQHYLDTGAPHPPATVAEVRHWMLEHLRALHRFYGATQGVRIARKHIGWYLQGRPGGELWRRALVRVDDAAEQLALARRALEETAAAAC; encoded by the coding sequence ATGAAGATCGGACCCTACAGCCTGCCCGGTCGTGTCCTGCTGGCGCCCATGGCGGGCGTCACCGACCGGCCGTTTCGCATCCTCTGCCGTCATCTGGGCGCCGCGCTGGCTGCCTCGGAGATGGTGGCGTCCAATCCGGCCCTGCAGCAGACCCGCAAGTCGCGGCTGAAGCGCGATCATGCCGGCGAGCCGGCGCCGCGCGTGGTGCAGATCGCCGGCGCCGAGCCGGCAATGATGGCCGAGGCGGCATGCTTCAACGTGGCGCATGGCGCCCAGATCATCGACATCAACATGGGCTGCCCGGCCAAGAAGGTATGCAACCGTCAGGCGGGCTCGGCGCTGCTGGCGGACGAGCCGCTGGTGGCACGCATCCTGGAGGCGGTGGTGAGGGCGGTACCGGTGCCGGTGACGCTGAAGATCCGCACCGGGCCCGCTCCGGAGCGGCGCAATGCCGTGCGTATAGCCCGGCTTGCAGAGGATCACGGCATCGCCGCCCTGGCCGTGCACGGCCGCACCCGGGACCAGGCCTACCGCGGCGAGGCGGAGTACGACACGATCGCGCGGGTGCGGGAGGCCATTACGCTGCCGCTCATCGCCAACGGCGATATCGACTCGCCGGAGCGCGCGGCCCGGGTGCTCCGCGACACCGGTGCCGATGCGGTGATGATCGGCCGGGCCGCCCAGGGCCGACCATGGATCTTCCGGGAGATCCAGCACTACCTGGACACGGGCGCGCCACATCCCCCGGCCACGGTGGCAGAGGTCCGTCACTGGATGCTCGAGCATCTGCGGGCCCTGCACCGGTTTTACGGCGCCACGCAGGGCGTGCGCATCGCACGCAAGCACATCGGCTGGTATCTCCAGGGACGCCCCGGCGGTGAGCTCTGGCGCCGGGCGCTGGTGCGCGTGGACGATGCCGCGGAGCAGCTCGCACTCGCCCGCCGCGCCCTCGAGGAGACGGCCGCGGCGGCCTGCTGA